Proteins encoded by one window of Girardinichthys multiradiatus isolate DD_20200921_A chromosome 14, DD_fGirMul_XY1, whole genome shotgun sequence:
- the ing2 gene encoding inhibitor of growth protein 2 yields the protein MMLGHHFQNSDKSQLLVNYVEDYLECVESLPLDIQRNVSLLREIDAKYQEVLKEVDEVFEKYKGEQDTAQRKRLQIQLQRALILSQELGDEKIHVVTQMTDLVENRSRQMDSHSLCLQEPSEAERLTTERRSSIQESPAPERVSNRRPRRQRNSESRDSTHLSANGSLVDDPLDELPLPPPREKKPKSSKKKKRKSKQERDASPVDFTIDPNEPTYCLCEQVSYGEMIGCDNDQCHIEWFHFSCVGLTYKPKGKWYCPKCRGDNEKTMDKTLDKNRKDRRSR from the exons ATGATGTTAGGCCACCATTTTCAGAATTCGGACAAGTCGCAGCTACTAGTGAACTATGTGGAGGATTATCTGGAATGTGTGGAGTCCCTGCCTTTGGACATACAAAGAAACGTCTCTCTGCTTCGAGAAATTGATGCAAAGTATCAAG AGGTGCTGAAGGAGGTGGATGAAGTGTTTGAGAAATACAAAGGTGAACAGGACACAGCTCAGAGAAAGCGGCTACAGATCCAGCTGCAGAGAGCGCTGATCCTCAGCCAGGAGCTGGGAGATGAGAAAATCCATGTTGTGACTCAGATGACCGATCTGGTGGAAAACCGTTCCCGTCAAATGGACTCTCACTCTCTCTGCCTCCAGGAGCCCAGTGAAGCGGAGCGGCTTACCACGGAGCGGCGGTCTAGCATCCAGGAATCCCCAGCACCTGAACGCGTCTCCAACCGGCGCCCGAGACGCCAGCGTAACAGTGAGAGCCGCGACTCCACCCACCTGTCTGCCAATGGCTCACTGGTGGATGATCCTCTTGATGAACTGCCCCTACCCCCACCACGAGAAAAGAAGCCCAAGtcttcaaagaagaaaaaacgcAAATCCAAACAGGAGCGAGATGCCTCGCCAGTCGACTTTACCATCGATCCCAATGAGCCCACCTACTGTCTCTGCGAGCAGGTGTCTTACGGTGAGATGATCGGCTGCGACAACGACCAGTGCCACATTGAGTGGTTCCACTTCTCATGTGTGGGTCTCACCTACAAACCCAAGGGAAAGTGGTACTGTCCCAAATGTAGAGGGGACAATGAAAAAACTATGGACAAAACCCTCGACAAGAACAGAAAAGATCGCAGGTCCAGGTAG